One part of the Blastocatellia bacterium genome encodes these proteins:
- a CDS encoding L,D-transpeptidase family protein encodes MRLLALKHTARFITVALMLGVIAAAANAQANHTKSTASSKAIKAAGLAKPEILEAEQLLADLGYWTGPVDGTFDTASRYALVAFQKVEGRERTGRLTAAELEALRNASRPTPMEAGYAHVEADLDRQVLFVIDGSGTVSRVLPISSGNGEEFTSEGWTRRAVTPTGRFKVYRKVEGWRKAPLGSIYYPNYFLSGVAIHGSASVPAKAASHGCIRIPVYAAKEFSELTPTGTVVIVHGGEALAQTKHSATKVQ; translated from the coding sequence ATGAGATTACTTGCTTTGAAACACACCGCGCGATTCATCACCGTCGCGCTGATGCTGGGCGTCATCGCGGCAGCCGCCAATGCCCAGGCCAACCACACCAAATCAACCGCCAGCAGCAAGGCGATCAAGGCCGCGGGCCTTGCCAAGCCTGAGATTCTCGAAGCCGAGCAGTTGCTCGCCGACCTCGGTTACTGGACGGGGCCGGTTGACGGCACGTTCGACACCGCATCGCGTTACGCGCTGGTCGCTTTTCAGAAGGTCGAAGGTCGCGAGCGCACCGGGCGCTTGACCGCCGCCGAGCTTGAGGCGCTGCGCAACGCCAGCCGCCCGACGCCGATGGAAGCCGGCTACGCGCACGTCGAAGCTGACCTTGATCGGCAGGTCTTGTTCGTCATTGATGGCAGCGGCACGGTGTCGCGGGTGCTGCCGATCTCGTCGGGTAATGGTGAAGAGTTTACCTCGGAAGGCTGGACGCGGCGCGCGGTGACGCCGACGGGCCGCTTCAAGGTTTATCGCAAGGTCGAAGGCTGGCGCAAAGCGCCGCTCGGCTCAATCTATTATCCAAACTACTTTTTGAGCGGCGTGGCGATTCACGGCAGCGCCTCGGTGCCTGCCAAGGCCGCCAGTCACGGCTGCATTCGCATCCCGGTTTATGCGGCGAAGGAGTTCAGTGAGCTGACGCCGACCGGCACCGTGGTCATCGTTCACGGCGGCGAGGCGCTGGCGCAAACCAAGCATAGCGCGACGAAAGTTCAGTGA
- a CDS encoding MGMT family protein, which translates to MSRKKASPKPARRVADSEPARAEKFEQAFEQIYRIVLKIPRGRVMTYGQIARLMDDRYSPRLVGWAMHAVPRDARNIPWHRVINSKGGISTGRVIIQEPQLQRYLLEAEGVVFDGRGHCDLSVYQWSPARRKAGGQSLNPSRQTAAKPRSKTGKKR; encoded by the coding sequence ATGAGCCGAAAAAAAGCGTCGCCGAAACCTGCTCGTCGCGTCGCCGACAGCGAGCCCGCCCGCGCCGAGAAGTTCGAGCAGGCGTTCGAGCAGATCTATCGCATCGTCCTGAAGATTCCGCGCGGGCGAGTGATGACCTATGGGCAGATCGCCCGCCTGATGGACGACCGCTACAGCCCGCGGCTGGTCGGCTGGGCGATGCATGCGGTGCCGCGGGACGCGCGCAATATTCCCTGGCATCGGGTCATCAATTCGAAAGGCGGCATCTCGACGGGCCGCGTCATCATTCAGGAGCCGCAACTGCAACGCTACTTGCTCGAAGCCGAAGGCGTCGTCTTCGATGGGCGCGGCCACTGCGACCTGAGCGTTTATCAATGGTCGCCGGCGCGGCGCAAAGCCGGCGGCCAGTCACTGAACCCGTCGCGCCAGACCGCCGCCAAACCCCGGTCGAAAACAGGAAAAAAGAGATGA
- a CDS encoding PaaI family thioesterase, which yields MNVSPEREQMIREKFETNHFPRLLGIEIDSIEPGRAVLSLEVRTELKQLQGVMHGGAIASLIDTAVAFAIIGASEPQDRFTTVEMKVNYLSAIREGRVRAEARLVRDGRRIIVADCDVFDDKGRLAAKGLLTYIRLNERGSKGGDAATQ from the coding sequence ATGAATGTGTCACCGGAGCGCGAACAGATGATTCGCGAAAAGTTCGAGACGAACCACTTCCCGCGCCTGCTCGGCATCGAGATTGACAGCATCGAGCCGGGCCGCGCCGTCCTCAGCCTTGAGGTGCGCACCGAGCTGAAGCAGTTGCAGGGCGTGATGCATGGCGGCGCCATCGCTTCGTTGATCGACACGGCAGTCGCCTTTGCTATCATCGGCGCGTCCGAGCCGCAAGACCGCTTCACGACGGTCGAGATGAAGGTCAATTACCTGTCGGCCATCCGCGAAGGCCGCGTCCGCGCCGAAGCGCGGCTGGTGCGCGACGGTCGCCGCATCATCGTTGCCGACTGTGATGTCTTCGACGACAAAGGTCGGCTGGCTGCCAAAGGCTTGCTGACTTACATCCGCTTGAATGAGCGCGGCAGCAAAGGGGGCGACGCGGCGACGCAGTGA
- a CDS encoding 2-amino-4-hydroxy-6-hydroxymethyldihydropteridine diphosphokinase, with protein sequence MTSREAHRSDLPANDQSTVRAATIYLALGTNLGDREANLGEALERIAALGLTITRRSSIYETEPVGYAEQGWFLNQVIEARMPRGLAFALNSQEAGRLARLFGSDVKLALAAQCALLLGELLKIESDMGRRRLVADGPRLIDIDMLLCDHLAGVFCATRPDAAGSLWQEYGLPELILPHPCMHLRRFVLAPLAEIAPDVIHPTLLRSCADLLAALDDPAMVRLYQGTA encoded by the coding sequence ATGACTTCACGCGAAGCCCACCGCAGTGACTTGCCGGCGAATGATCAAAGCACCGTGCGCGCCGCAACGATTTATCTGGCGCTCGGCACAAACCTCGGCGACCGCGAAGCGAACCTCGGCGAAGCCCTTGAGCGCATCGCGGCGCTTGGCCTGACGATTACGCGGCGCTCGTCAATCTACGAGACCGAGCCGGTTGGTTATGCTGAGCAGGGCTGGTTCTTGAATCAGGTGATCGAGGCGCGCATGCCACGCGGGCTGGCGTTTGCGTTGAACAGCCAGGAGGCCGGCCGCCTCGCCAGGCTGTTTGGCAGCGACGTGAAACTGGCTCTGGCAGCCCAATGCGCCTTGCTGCTCGGCGAGTTGCTCAAGATCGAAAGCGACATGGGCCGCCGCCGTCTGGTTGCCGACGGCCCGCGGCTCATTGATATAGATATGCTGTTGTGCGATCACCTCGCCGGCGTGTTCTGCGCGACACGTCCTGACGCGGCGGGTTCGCTATGGCAGGAGTACGGGCTTCCTGAGTTGATCTTGCCGCACCCGTGCATGCACCTGCGCCGCTTCGTGCTCGCACCGCTCGCCGAGATCGCGCCCGATGTGATCCATCCTACATTGCTGCGAAGTTGCGCCGACCTGCTCGCGGCGCTCGATGATCCGGCTATGGTTCGGCTTTATCAAGGCACCGCTTAA
- a CDS encoding ABC transporter ATP-binding protein translates to MADSHHEEEVLGKAYDTRLMRRLLRYLWPYKGRALAALLLTVLSAPLVLAGPPLIKAAIDLFMDPNRDPAKIGGFTAFLKHTADRVGLGDSPYQGIAFIAIVYLLANLAAFAVQYAQAIIMQAMGQYIMYDLRKEVFAHMQRLPVQYYDHNPVGRLMTRLTTDVDALNEMFTAGVITIFGDVAMIFYIIIFMFQVNWQLALVSFSILPLLAALTTWFRLGARLSFRQVRVRIARINAFLQEHITGMPVVQLFNREQKEMRQFDEINNAHRQANIDTIFYYAVFYPAVEITGALGVALIIWYGGGQVVRGVATIGTLVAFIQLARSFYEPISDISEKYNILQSAMASSERIFKLLDEPVTIQSPDQPVKLGRARGRIEFRNVWFAYKGEDWILKDVSFVAEPGERVAFVGHTGAGKTTITNLLLRFYDIQRGTILLDDVDIRDMDLKELRANFSIVLQDVFLFSGDIASNIRLGNPNVSDEQLRHAAREVHAADFIERLPEGYHTELRERGAGLSVGQKQLISFARALAFDPRVLILDEATSSIDTETEILIRDAVERLMEGRTSLVIAHRLSTIQSVDKIIVMHKGEIREVGRHQDLLAERGLYWRLYQLQFYQDAKRMLSESVADD, encoded by the coding sequence ATGGCAGATTCGCATCACGAAGAAGAAGTACTGGGCAAAGCCTATGACACGCGCCTGATGCGGCGCTTGCTGAGATACCTGTGGCCGTACAAGGGCCGGGCGCTGGCGGCGCTGCTGCTGACGGTCTTGAGCGCGCCGCTGGTGCTGGCCGGGCCGCCGCTGATCAAAGCCGCCATCGATCTCTTCATGGACCCGAATCGCGACCCGGCGAAGATTGGCGGCTTTACGGCTTTTCTCAAGCACACGGCTGACCGCGTCGGCCTCGGCGACAGCCCGTATCAAGGCATCGCCTTTATTGCCATCGTCTATCTGCTGGCCAACCTCGCCGCCTTTGCCGTGCAGTACGCGCAGGCCATCATCATGCAAGCTATGGGGCAGTACATCATGTACGACCTGCGCAAAGAGGTCTTCGCGCACATGCAACGGCTGCCCGTGCAGTATTACGATCATAACCCCGTAGGCCGGCTGATGACGCGGCTGACGACGGACGTTGACGCGCTCAACGAGATGTTCACTGCCGGCGTCATCACGATCTTTGGCGATGTGGCGATGATCTTTTACATCATCATCTTCATGTTCCAGGTCAACTGGCAACTGGCGCTGGTATCGTTTTCGATCCTGCCGCTGCTGGCGGCGCTGACGACATGGTTTCGCCTAGGGGCGCGCTTGTCGTTCCGCCAGGTGCGCGTGCGAATTGCCCGCATCAACGCCTTCCTGCAAGAACACATCACCGGCATGCCAGTCGTGCAGTTGTTCAACCGCGAGCAGAAAGAGATGCGCCAGTTCGACGAGATCAACAACGCGCACCGCCAGGCCAACATCGATACGATCTTTTATTACGCCGTCTTCTACCCTGCGGTCGAGATCACCGGCGCGCTCGGCGTCGCCCTGATCATCTGGTACGGCGGCGGCCAGGTGGTGCGCGGCGTCGCCACCATCGGCACACTGGTCGCCTTCATCCAACTGGCGCGCAGCTTTTACGAGCCGATCTCGGACATCAGCGAAAAGTATAATATCTTACAATCGGCGATGGCTTCGTCCGAGCGCATCTTCAAGCTGCTCGACGAGCCGGTGACGATCCAATCGCCCGATCAGCCGGTGAAGCTAGGGCGGGCGCGCGGGCGCATCGAATTCCGCAATGTCTGGTTTGCTTATAAAGGCGAGGACTGGATTCTGAAAGACGTGTCGTTTGTCGCCGAGCCGGGCGAGCGCGTCGCCTTCGTCGGTCACACGGGGGCAGGGAAGACGACGATCACCAACCTGCTCTTGCGCTTTTATGACATCCAGCGCGGCACGATTCTGCTTGATGATGTAGACATCCGCGACATGGATCTGAAAGAGCTGCGCGCCAACTTCAGCATCGTGTTGCAGGACGTGTTCTTATTTTCCGGCGACATCGCCTCGAACATTCGCCTCGGCAACCCGAACGTCAGCGACGAGCAGTTGCGCCACGCGGCGCGCGAAGTCCACGCGGCGGATTTTATCGAGCGGCTGCCGGAAGGCTATCACACGGAGCTGCGCGAGCGCGGCGCCGGGTTATCGGTCGGGCAGAAGCAACTCATCAGTTTTGCCCGCGCCCTGGCCTTCGACCCGCGTGTCTTGATTTTGGACGAAGCCACCAGCTCGATTGACACCGAAACCGAAATCCTCATCCGCGACGCCGTCGAGCGCTTGATGGAAGGGCGCACGTCGCTGGTCATCGCCCACCGGCTGTCAACCATTCAATCGGTCGACAAGATCATCGTCATGCACAAAGGCGAGATTCGCGAGGTCGGGCGGCATCAAGACTTGCTCGCCGAGCGCGGCCTCTACTGGCGGCTCTACCAGTTGCAGTTCTATCAAGACGCCAAGCGCATGCTGAGCGAATCGGTCGCCGACGACTGA
- a CDS encoding class I SAM-dependent rRNA methyltransferase, whose protein sequence is MATTVTISKRGAERVRARHLWIYRSDVSDATKAQGGEVVRVTDTRGRVLGRALYSSRSLIALRMVAFDDVETDRAFWQARLEAAEALRQQVVRDATAYRLVYGESDLLPSLVVDRFNDCFVVQTLSQGMDALKPMWLELLTERYSPRAIIERNEAKVRDLEGLPRTAGVLYGADPGELTIEESGVRFTVNLLEGQKTGAFLDQRENRIAAESYARGQALDCFTFQGGFALHLARGAERVTAVDISGAAIEQARRNATLNDAANVECVEANVFDYLRERETGGERFDVINLDPPAFAKNRGAVDAAMRGYKEINLRAMKLLNRGGTLITSTCSFHLSEDAFLNVLADAAADAGRTVQIIEKRGQSRDHPVLVAMPETYYLKCLILCVL, encoded by the coding sequence ATGGCAACAACGGTCACAATCAGCAAACGCGGAGCGGAGCGAGTGCGCGCCCGCCACCTGTGGATTTATCGCAGCGACGTAAGCGACGCCACCAAAGCGCAGGGCGGTGAAGTGGTGCGGGTCACCGATACGCGCGGGCGCGTGCTGGGCCGCGCGCTCTACAGCTCGCGCTCGCTGATCGCCCTGCGCATGGTCGCCTTCGACGACGTCGAGACCGACCGCGCCTTCTGGCAGGCGCGGCTTGAAGCGGCTGAAGCCCTGCGCCAACAAGTGGTGCGCGACGCGACCGCTTACCGGCTCGTCTATGGCGAGAGCGACCTGCTGCCGTCGCTCGTCGTTGACCGCTTCAACGATTGCTTCGTCGTGCAGACGCTGTCGCAAGGCATGGACGCGCTCAAGCCGATGTGGCTAGAGTTACTGACCGAGCGCTACAGCCCGCGCGCCATCATTGAACGCAACGAAGCAAAGGTGCGTGACCTTGAAGGCTTGCCGCGCACTGCCGGTGTGCTGTACGGCGCAGACCCCGGCGAGCTGACGATTGAAGAAAGCGGCGTGCGTTTTACCGTCAACCTGCTCGAAGGCCAGAAGACCGGCGCCTTTCTCGACCAGCGCGAAAACCGCATCGCCGCCGAAAGCTATGCGCGCGGGCAGGCGCTCGATTGCTTCACCTTTCAAGGCGGCTTTGCCTTGCACCTGGCGCGCGGCGCCGAGCGCGTGACGGCGGTTGATATTTCCGGCGCGGCGATTGAGCAAGCGCGGCGCAACGCGACGCTCAACGACGCGGCGAATGTCGAATGCGTCGAGGCGAATGTGTTTGATTACCTGCGCGAGCGCGAAACGGGCGGCGAGCGCTTCGACGTGATCAATCTCGACCCGCCGGCTTTTGCCAAGAATCGCGGCGCAGTTGACGCGGCGATGCGCGGTTACAAAGAGATCAACCTGCGGGCGATGAAGCTGCTCAATCGAGGCGGCACGCTGATCACTTCGACCTGCTCGTTTCACCTGAGCGAAGACGCTTTCCTGAACGTCTTGGCCGACGCCGCGGCGGACGCGGGCCGCACCGTGCAGATCATCGAAAAGCGCGGGCAATCGCGTGACCATCCGGTGCTGGTCGCGATGCCGGAAACTTATTACCTCAAATGTCTCATCCTGTGCGTCCTGTGA
- a CDS encoding ABC transporter ATP-binding protein, protein MFMTPFRRLVSYFKPYKRTIIFGTACVFMTNVFKLVTPDFVRRATDALSAHGTNVSLLKYGALIVLATVTQGVFLFTQRRLLINMSRHIEYDLRNDFYHHLQRLPFEFYQTHRTGDLMARATNDLSAVRMIVGPALMYSLNTVFAMALLVPLMATISWRLTLLAFLSMPLVATATHYFSQRIHDRFEQVQDYFGHVSNRAQESLAGVRVIRAYTQEDAEVERFREVNYKFVNRNLSLIKLSGIFHPILQFFIGLGFIAVLWYGGGLVIRENAAPGTGISIGQFVQFTLYLGYLIWPMIALGWVINIFQRGMASMGRMNEVLTTEPLIADSDATRDIRTIDGEIEFRHLTFTYDGAARPSLEGVDLRIAPGMTVAFVGAVGSGKSTLMNLVTRLLDAEPGMVLIDGQPIREIPLSVLRGSIGYVPQETFLFSETLAENIAFGVERATREEIEQAALEAGIADDIREFPKGFDTLVGERGITLSGGQKQRTAIARALIRRPKILILDDALSAVDTYTEEKILAHLRRIMRGRTSLIVSHRVSTVKDADLIVVLDDGRIRERGTHDELIALSGLYAELYAKQLLEEELAAS, encoded by the coding sequence ATGTTTATGACTCCGTTTCGCAGGCTCGTCAGCTATTTCAAGCCCTATAAGCGCACGATCATCTTCGGCACGGCTTGTGTCTTTATGACCAACGTCTTCAAGCTCGTGACCCCGGACTTCGTGCGCCGCGCGACCGACGCGCTCAGCGCACATGGGACAAACGTCAGCCTGTTGAAATACGGCGCGCTGATCGTCCTGGCCACCGTGACGCAAGGCGTCTTTCTCTTCACACAGCGGCGCTTGCTCATCAATATGTCGCGCCACATCGAGTACGATCTGCGCAACGATTTCTATCACCATCTGCAACGCCTGCCGTTCGAGTTTTATCAAACGCACCGCACCGGCGACCTGATGGCGCGGGCCACCAACGATCTCAGCGCCGTGCGCATGATCGTCGGCCCGGCCTTGATGTATTCGCTGAACACCGTCTTCGCGATGGCCTTGCTGGTGCCGCTAATGGCGACGATCAGCTGGCGGCTGACGCTGCTGGCCTTCCTGTCTATGCCGCTGGTGGCGACGGCGACGCACTATTTTTCGCAACGCATCCACGACCGCTTCGAGCAGGTGCAGGATTATTTCGGCCATGTCTCGAACCGCGCCCAGGAATCGCTCGCCGGTGTGCGCGTCATTCGCGCTTACACGCAGGAAGATGCCGAGGTCGAGCGTTTTCGCGAAGTCAACTATAAATTCGTCAACCGCAACCTGAGCTTGATCAAGCTGTCGGGCATCTTCCACCCGATCTTGCAATTCTTCATCGGCCTCGGCTTCATCGCCGTGCTGTGGTACGGCGGCGGGCTGGTCATTCGCGAAAACGCCGCGCCCGGCACGGGCATTTCCATTGGCCAGTTCGTGCAGTTCACGCTTTATCTCGGCTATCTGATCTGGCCGATGATTGCATTGGGGTGGGTGATTAATATCTTTCAGCGCGGTATGGCTTCGATGGGCCGAATGAACGAGGTGTTGACGACCGAGCCGCTGATCGCCGACAGCGACGCGACGCGCGACATTCGCACCATCGATGGCGAAATCGAGTTCCGCCATTTGACGTTCACCTATGACGGCGCGGCCCGCCCGTCGCTCGAAGGCGTTGACCTGCGCATCGCTCCCGGGATGACTGTGGCATTTGTCGGCGCGGTCGGCTCCGGCAAATCAACGCTGATGAATCTGGTGACGCGACTGCTCGACGCCGAGCCGGGGATGGTGTTGATCGATGGCCAGCCCATTCGCGAGATACCTCTAAGTGTTTTGCGCGGCTCAATCGGCTATGTGCCGCAGGAGACTTTTCTGTTCAGCGAAACGCTCGCCGAAAACATCGCTTTCGGCGTCGAGCGCGCCACTCGCGAAGAGATCGAGCAGGCGGCGCTGGAAGCCGGCATCGCCGACGACATCCGCGAGTTTCCCAAGGGCTTTGACACGCTGGTCGGCGAGCGCGGCATCACGCTATCGGGCGGCCAGAAGCAGCGCACGGCGATTGCCCGCGCCTTGATTCGCCGCCCGAAGATACTGATTCTCGACGACGCCTTGTCGGCGGTCGATACGTACACGGAAGAGAAGATACTGGCGCACCTGCGGCGCATCATGCGCGGGCGCACCAGCCTGATCGTTTCACACCGCGTTTCGACCGTGAAGGACGCCGACTTGATCGTTGTCCTCGACGACGGGCGCATCCGTGAGCGCGGCACGCACGATGAATTGATCGCGCTCAGTGGTTTGTATGCCGAGTTGTACGCCAAGCAGTTGCTTGAAGAGGAGCTGGCGGCGAGCTAG
- a CDS encoding SpoIVB peptidase S55 domain-containing protein, protein MRRIFAALCFIAILTMVALASDPDAKLMPVSDVKPGMKGYGMSVFQGTKPERFEVEILGTLEGFQNPRQSIIIARLSGPLVERTSVFAGMSGSPVYIDGKLVGAVAYAFPFEKEPIAGIQPIGNMIQVIEEGRKEEPRSSSSPLSFNTLVSAAARLNMPGGMSELSGAQVGPRAASSSPQLAPFVGHTIVPIATPVTFSGFSQAALDAFGEDLKRLGIQPIAGVGGSSSITPMMPANADTLAPGTSVSVQLVRGDFTIDASGTVTYRDGEKIYAFGHPWLSSGRTSWPMAESSVVTVVPNLNNSFKLAAGGNLVGSINQDRSTGVFGQLGDAPRMIPVKLTVHTSRNKTETYNFEMVSDSLLTPVLARIAFYSAINATERQIGNQTILLKGRIALKGQPDILIDNSFSSANGTALFAVNDIARPLAMLYNSGFDALDVSGIEAEVTSTDNRSNGALTRLWIDKNEVQRGESVEIQLFARHDNGSEFVERIPLQIPADAPVGPLVIMVGDGASMNQTEARQPAGDFTPKDLSQLVRSMNKMKRNNRLYVKILRAGSGAIVNNEEMPTLPPSMLATLGSQRTSGGYTPLSVATLAEQELPAARFLISGQQTIVVNVVR, encoded by the coding sequence ATGAGACGTATCTTCGCCGCGCTATGCTTTATCGCCATCCTCACCATGGTGGCGCTGGCTTCTGACCCCGACGCCAAACTCATGCCAGTCAGCGACGTGAAGCCGGGCATGAAAGGCTATGGCATGTCCGTCTTTCAGGGCACCAAGCCCGAACGCTTCGAGGTCGAGATTCTCGGCACCCTCGAAGGTTTTCAAAACCCGCGGCAGAGCATCATCATCGCGCGGTTGAGCGGGCCGCTGGTCGAGCGCACCAGCGTCTTCGCCGGCATGAGCGGCAGCCCCGTCTACATTGACGGCAAGCTGGTCGGCGCGGTCGCTTACGCCTTCCCGTTCGAGAAAGAGCCCATCGCCGGCATCCAGCCCATCGGCAACATGATTCAGGTCATCGAAGAAGGCCGCAAAGAGGAGCCGCGTTCGTCGTCAAGCCCGCTCAGCTTCAACACGCTGGTGAGCGCGGCGGCGCGCTTGAATATGCCCGGCGGCATGAGCGAATTATCCGGCGCGCAGGTCGGCCCGCGCGCCGCAAGCAGCAGCCCGCAGCTTGCGCCTTTCGTCGGCCACACCATCGTTCCCATTGCGACGCCTGTGACCTTTTCGGGCTTTTCGCAGGCGGCGCTCGACGCCTTTGGCGAAGACCTCAAGCGGCTCGGCATCCAGCCCATCGCGGGCGTCGGCGGCTCGTCGAGCATCACGCCGATGATGCCGGCTAACGCCGACACGCTCGCGCCCGGTACTTCGGTCAGCGTCCAACTGGTGCGCGGCGATTTCACGATTGACGCGTCGGGCACGGTGACCTATCGCGACGGCGAGAAGATTTACGCCTTCGGGCACCCGTGGCTCAGCTCGGGCCGCACCTCATGGCCGATGGCCGAATCTTCGGTCGTCACGGTGGTGCCGAACCTCAACAACTCGTTCAAGCTGGCGGCGGGCGGCAACCTGGTCGGCTCGATCAATCAAGACCGCTCTACGGGCGTCTTCGGTCAGTTGGGCGACGCGCCGCGCATGATTCCTGTGAAGCTCACCGTGCACACGAGCCGCAACAAGACCGAGACGTATAATTTCGAGATGGTCTCCGACTCGCTGCTGACGCCGGTGCTGGCGCGCATCGCGTTCTATTCGGCCATCAACGCGACCGAGCGGCAGATCGGCAACCAGACGATCCTGCTCAAGGGGCGCATCGCGCTCAAAGGCCAGCCCGACATTCTCATCGACAACAGCTTCTCGTCGGCCAACGGCACGGCGCTGTTTGCGGTCAACGACATCGCGCGCCCGCTGGCGATGCTCTACAACAGCGGCTTTGACGCGCTCGACGTGAGCGGCATCGAAGCCGAAGTGACTTCGACCGACAACCGCTCGAACGGCGCGCTCACCCGTCTGTGGATCGATAAGAACGAAGTGCAGCGCGGCGAGAGCGTCGAGATTCAATTGTTCGCGCGCCACGACAACGGCAGCGAATTCGTCGAGCGCATCCCGCTCCAGATTCCCGCCGACGCGCCGGTCGGGCCGCTGGTGATTATGGTCGGCGATGGCGCTTCGATGAACCAGACCGAAGCGCGCCAGCCGGCGGGCGATTTCACGCCGAAAGATCTGAGCCAGCTGGTGCGCTCGATGAACAAGATGAAGCGCAACAACCGGCTCTACGTGAAAATACTGCGCGCCGGCTCTGGCGCCATCGTCAACAACGAAGAGATGCCGACGCTGCCGCCTTCGATGCTGGCCACGCTCGGGTCGCAGCGCACCTCTGGGGGCTACACGCCGCTATCGGTAGCGACGCTCGCCGAGCAAGAGCTGCCGGCGGCGCGCTTCTTGATTAGCGGCCAGCAGACCATCGTCGTCAACGTTGTCCGTTGA
- a CDS encoding MFS transporter has translation MKYRYRVLALLFLLAIITYLDRICIAVAGPRIQEDLHLTPEAWGWVVGVFVIAYGAFEIPSGYMGDRIQPVLAVVCLDVAPRHAGAVTGSMNTIVQVGSFLSSVLFGYFVTASGSYDLPLIPMAVILLIGAALWLKVDPTKELVPEQRPALAA, from the coding sequence ATGAAATATCGTTACCGTGTACTGGCGCTGTTGTTTCTCCTGGCGATCATCACCTACCTGGATCGCATCTGCATTGCCGTCGCCGGCCCGCGCATTCAAGAAGACCTGCACCTCACTCCCGAAGCCTGGGGGTGGGTCGTTGGCGTCTTTGTGATCGCCTACGGCGCGTTCGAGATCCCCTCAGGCTACATGGGCGACCGCATCCAGCCGGTCCTCGCGGTTGTCTGCCTCGACGTTGCCCCCCGCCACGCGGGAGCGGTCACCGGCTCGATGAACACCATCGTGCAGGTCGGTTCTTTCCTGTCGTCGGTGTTGTTCGGCTATTTTGTGACGGCCTCAGGCAGTTATGATCTGCCATTAATTCCAATGGCGGTCATCCTGCTGATTGGCGCGGCGCTGTGGCTAAAGGTTGATCCGACGAAAGAGCTAGTCCCAGAGCAGCGGCCCGCATTGGCGGCTTAA
- a CDS encoding TIGR00730 family Rossman fold protein gives MTKDAPVIPAAPASHHNERVFLEGPQPRKWELWTLLRITWEFIRGFRTLHFVGPCVTVFGSARFKEDHPFYTMAREVGSKLTDIGFTVMTGGGPGIMEAANRGAKEAGGISVGCNIILPREQAANPYLDYVVSFRYFFVRKVMLLKYSYAFVVMPGGVGTMDEMFEALTLIQTRKILEFPVVLMGVEYWQPLLDLLKRMVDAATISAEDLNLVKVTDSIDEAMTHIQEHAIKKFGLRPASKPSRLLGELPRASMPSN, from the coding sequence ATGACCAAAGATGCGCCCGTCATTCCCGCCGCGCCGGCGTCACACCACAATGAGCGTGTTTTTCTTGAAGGCCCGCAGCCGCGCAAGTGGGAATTGTGGACGTTGCTGCGCATCACCTGGGAATTCATTCGCGGCTTTCGCACGCTGCATTTCGTCGGCCCGTGCGTGACCGTCTTCGGCTCGGCGCGATTCAAAGAGGATCACCCGTTCTACACGATGGCGCGTGAAGTCGGCAGTAAGTTGACTGACATCGGTTTCACCGTCATGACTGGCGGCGGGCCGGGGATTATGGAGGCGGCGAATCGCGGCGCCAAAGAAGCCGGCGGCATCTCCGTCGGCTGCAACATTATCTTGCCCAGAGAGCAAGCGGCCAACCCTTATCTCGATTACGTCGTCAGCTTCCGCTACTTCTTCGTCCGCAAAGTCATGCTGCTCAAGTATTCCTATGCCTTCGTCGTCATGCCGGGCGGCGTCGGCACGATGGACGAGATGTTCGAGGCGCTGACCTTGATCCAGACGCGCAAGATATTAGAGTTTCCCGTCGTGCTGATGGGCGTCGAGTACTGGCAACCGCTGCTCGATTTGTTGAAGCGCATGGTTGATGCGGCGACGATCAGCGCCGAAGATTTGAACCTCGTCAAGGTGACCGATTCGATTGATGAAGCGATGACGCACATTCAGGAGCACGCCATCAAAAAGTTCGGCCTGCGCCCCGCTTCAAAACCCTCGCGCCTCTTAGGCGAGCTGCCGCGCGCCAGCATGCCAAGCAATTGA